The genomic segment CGCCGTTCAAGGCTAGTTGTGCCGGAGCCTCGCCCACACGCCGAACTGCGGGATGTCACCTGCCGGAGTGGTCCGCCCGCGAGGCGCCACCACCGCCGGGGCCGGCCCTGCGGACCGCGCCGGCCGGGCCCTCACATGCAACGCGGCCTGCGGTTTCACCGGCGCGTAGCAGCAGAGATACCTAAACTGGCTTAACCAGATCTTTCGCCCTAATTCGCATTGGGAGGCAGGACGGCATGGGAAAGGCCCCGCGCCCAGGCCCTCGCCGGGCCTGGAAACGCCCGTGGCTGACAGGGCAGGCCCGCCGGCGGTTCAACGCGAGCGTTCGGCTGGTGGTGGCGCTGCTGTTGGCCGGGGGTGTGTACGCGTTCTTCGCGCCGGCCTCCCGGGCGCAGGAGGAACCGGGGCTGAGCGCTGCTGCCGTTGCGGGTGAGGCGTTGTTCGAGGTCGGTTGCATCACCTGCCACGGCCGCAGTGCCGGCGGGGTGGAGGGACGAGGTCCGAGTCTGATCAATGTCGGGGGCGCCTCGGTGGAGTTCCAGGTCGGCACGGGCCGGATGCCGCTGGCTCGGCAGGAGGCGCAGGCGGCGCGCAAGCCGCCGCAGTACTCCGACGAGGAGGTACGGCAACTGGCGGCGTACATCGACTCGCTCGGGGTCGGTCCGGTGGTGCCGGACGACGTGGACGGCCTGGTCGAGGACGCCGACCTGGCCCGTGGGGGTGAGCTGTTCCGGATCAACTGCTCGCAGTGCCACGCGTTCGGCGGAGGTGGCGGGGCGCTGTCGTCGGGCAAGTATGCGCCGAGCCTCTACCCGGCCAGCGACCGGATCATCTACGCGGCGATGCTCAGCGGCCCGCAGAACATGCCGGTCTTCGGTGACAACACCCTGACCCCGCAGGAGAAGGCGGACATCATCGCCTACATCCAGCAGGTGATCCAGTCCGACCACGACCCGGGTGGGTTCAACCTGGGCCGTTACGGCCCGTCGACCGAGGGCTTGGCGGTGTTCCTGGTCGGCATCGTCGCGCTGGTCTTCGCCAGCCTCTGGATCGCGGGCAAGTCGTGAGCGTGCATGCTGCCCAGCAGAGCCGGGAACCCCTCGACGTCAACGATCCCTCGATGACGCGCTTCGACATCGTCCGGGAGGGCGCCCGCCGGGACGATGTCGAGATCGTCCACTACGAACCACAGGTGGTGCCAGGCTCGAAGGCCGAGCGCCGGTTGACACGTACCGTCGCGGCGCTGTTCGCCGTCGCCGGATTGTCCTCGCTGGCGTTCCTGGCGGTGTTCATCTGGTGGCCGTGGCGCTACCGTCTGGTCGCCGACGTCGAGGAGTACTACACCCCCCTGCTGGGGGTGACGCTGGGCATCGCGCTGCTCGGCGTCGGGTTCGGCATTCTCGTGTGGGGCAAGAAGCTGCTGCCCAAGGAGGTCTCCATCCAGGACCGCCACGAGGGTGCTGTCTCCCCCGAGGAGCGGCGGATCACCGGGCAGACCATGCTGCACATGGCCGACGAACTCGGCATCAAACGGCGGCCGCTGCTCGGCGTGTCCCTGCTCGCCGGGCTCGTCCCGGTCGGTGTGGTCGCCGCCACCCCCCTGATCGGCGGCCTCATCCGTAACCCACACACCGACCGGGAGCTCTACCAGACCGGCTTCGCCCCCGCCGACGACCAGGGCGCGATCACCAGCATCCGTCTCGTGCGGGAAGACGGGCGCGCCGTGCGTCCGGCGGACCTACTGCCCGGTGGGCAGGTCACCGTCTTTCCCGGCATCCCGCGCGGGACGAGCAACGAGTACGCCGATTCGGTCACCCTGCTCATCCACCTACGACCGGAGGACGCGCTCAAGGCTCGCGAAAACAATGAGGAGGCCGGCAAGACCGACTGGATGTGGGGCAACTACATCGCCTACTCGAAAATCTGTACCCATGCCGGCTGCCCCGCCAGCCTCTACGAGCAGCAGACAAACCGGCTGCTGTGCCCCTGCCACCAGTCACAGTTCCTGATCACCGAGAACGCCAAACCCGTCTTCGGTCCCGCCAGCCGGCCGTTGCCCCAACTACCGATCGAGGTCGACGACGAGGGCTTCTTCGTTGCCTCCTCCGACTACAAAGACCCCATCGGCCCCGACTTCTGGGAACGCCCCTGACCACTTCGGCCCCCGCATTCCCGGCCACCAGCGCCCACATCGGCGCCCGGCAAGGGCTGGTGACCCTGAGCCACCCCGCTCGCCATCGGCGGCGCGAAAACGCGAGCAGTCTCGTTCGGCGGTCGAGGTGACTTTGGCCGGTTGCGGGGAAACCGATGCCTCCGCTGGTCAACGAGGCGCGGTTGTCACACCGGGCCTTCTCGGGAAGGGATGGAAGCTGGCATGGCAACAGAGGAACGGTCACTGATGGCCGAGACGGGACGTTTTCCGAGAACGGCGCCGGTCCCGGCTGCCGTTGAGATCGACGCACCTACGATGCGACGTAGCGCGGGAGACCGGATAACCGGTGGCCCGGTCTGGGGTGGTTTCGTCGTCGCGCTCGCCAGCTGGATCACGCTCGAGGTGCTGCTGGTCGCCCTGACCCTGACCGGGGTGACCGCCGGACCCGATCCTGCCCCTGACCAAAGCGCCTGGTGGTGGTCCCTGCTGGCCGCCGTTGTCGCCTTGTTCGTCGGGGGTCTAACGGCCGGTGCCGCGTCACGTTGGCAAGGTCCGCGCGACGGGTTGCTGCTGGGGGTGACGGTGTGGGCACTCACGATGGTGGCGCTGCTGGTGTTGTCCGCGGTGGGTGCCGGTATCGGCTTCGGCGCGTTCGGTCAACTGTTCGGCACCGGCCGTGTCGGGACCGGACAGGAGCTGCCTGCCGCCATCACCGATGCGGCGCAGGACGCCGCACTGGTCGCGCTGCTCGTTCTCGGCCTGACAGTCGTGGCGGCTGCCGCCGGGGGTGCCGTCGGCGCCAAGATCTGGCCCAGGAACGCCGATCGGCAGTCTCGACCCTGACCTGGATCCATCTCATGGCGTACCAGCTGGTCGATCGCGACGGTCTGTTGGTGGCGCAGATCGTCCGTGTCGGCTCCGCCGCGCTGGCAAGCACAAAGGCACGCCGCACGTAACCGGCCCGGCTCCACCGTCACGCAGGAGGAGGAACGCGACGATGAGGCAGACCAACCCACCGATGGCACCCAGCAACGAGGCCACCAGCGAACAACTCGACGTCGCCCGAAGTCAGGGCAACGTCTACCACCAGGCCATGCAGGCCATGGCTGAGGAGGAGGGAGCCCACACCGCCCAGGTCGACGACTACCTCGTCGGCTTCGTCCACGAAGAGGCCGAAGGCATGTACGCCCTCGACGGCGACAGCCTCGTCTGGCGCGAGGCCGACGACGACGCCAACGCCCACCTCGAGGTCGCCGTCGCCGACGCCGTCGACGGACGCTTCGTCCCCGGCCTCGACGTACACCTGGAACTCAGCCGCGACGGCACTCCGGTATGCGCCACGACCCCGTGAACGGCCGTCGCTACGCCCGACCCGTCGAGGTCCACTTCGACAACATCAGGCTCACGAACGGCCGCAAGCTCAGCCCGGACGCCCACCCCCGCGGATCCGCAGCGCCTACCGCCGCAGGCGGGTAGCCGGTCGACCGGGAGTGGGAGGACTGGGTAGATTTCCGTGTTTGCCCTGGGTGTGGTCCGTTGGACACCCACCCGCAGTTGTAGGGCGGGCGCGCTGAGCAGCCTGCCCGCGTCCGGCTGCCGTGGCCCCCTTTGTCGAGGTGGCGCAGGCGGTCTGGTGGGGCGCTCAGGTTTTCGGGGGGTGATTCAAAATCACATAGGTAAACTTAAGGCCCCGACCAACGTTTCTCCTGGTCAGAGCCTTAATGGTGTGGAGCTGAGGGGATTTGAACCCCTGACCCCCTCGATGCGAACGAGGTGCGCTACCGGTCTGCGCCACAGCCCCCCGGCCCGCCGACCGGGAAAACCCGGCGGGCCGAGGACAAGGCTAACAGTTCCCCCGACCCGCCGTGAAACTGCCCCAGCGCCCTACGGTCACGCGGAGTGCGAGCCTCGGCCGGCCTCGTAGGCGCGGCCGCGCAACCCGCCCGACCGCCGGTAGGAGACCGACCCGGGCCGGCCACCACCGGCCGCCGCCGGCAGCTCGGCCGGCAGGTCAAGACCCATCGCGGTACGCCGGACCGCCTCCCGCTGGGCCGCCAGCCGCCGCTGCGCCTCCCGGCGGGCCGCCGCCCGGCGCGCCTGCTCCCGGCGTACCTCGGCCTGCCGGGCGGCCAGCCAGGCCGCCTCCCGGGCCCGCGCCCGACGGCGGCGGCGCTCGGCCACCGCCCGGTTGCGCAGGTGCACCACGTACGCGCCCAGCAGGGCGGCGGTGACCGCGAAGCTGATCCAGAAACCGGGGCTGACCAGCACCACACCCACCAGTTCGACCAGGTTGAGCAGGATCAGCGCGGCGAAGACCCGGCGGCGGCGGTAGACCGCCGGGGTGTGCCGCCGGTCGGGGCGACGCGGCCTCGGCCCGGACCGGGGTACCGACCGTAGCCGGCCGCTGCGCCGACCGCCGCCGTTGTCGGCCGGCGGCGCGGACACCTGACCCGCCGGTGGGCCGGAGGCCTGCCCCTGCGGCGGTACGCCGGCCCGGAGCGTGACCACCAGCACCCGGGACGGGTTGACCGGCCGGCGGCCCGGGACAGTACGACGCCGCCGGCGGCGCTCGATCACCCGCGCCGTCGACTGCGCCCGCTCCGCCACCAGCCGCTCGGTGGCGTCGTACCGGCGCACCAGCGCCGGCGCGAGAGCGAGCAGACCAGCGGCGGCGAGGACGGCGAGGAGCACCGACGCCGGCACCCTCACCCCTCCCGTCACCCTTGTCGGGCAACCCCGGCGGGCGCGAGAACTGTCGCGCCGTGGCCCTCGATCGGCAGGATCGACAGGGCCGGTCCGGGGTTGCCGCACGTCCCAGTTACTTCAGGTTACGGGGCTCCCACCAGGATATTCGTACGCCGCGCCGGGCACCCGGCTCAGGAGGCGGCGGCGCGCAGCCGGTGCCAGCGGGCCAGCAGACCACCCTCGGCGGCCACTTCTTCGCTGGTCATGGCGTACCCGATGTGGTCTCGCCAGGCGCCGTCGATGTGCATGTAGCGCGGGTGGTACGCCTCCTCGCGGAAGCCGAGCTTCTCGACCACCCGACGGGAGGGGGCGTTCTCCGGCCGGATGTTGACCTCGATCCGGTGCAGGCCGCCGGGGCCGAAGGCGTGGTCGACGGCGAGCGCCATCGCGGTCGGGATCACCCCCCGCCCGGCCGCCCGGGCGTCCACCCAGTAACCGGCGTACGCCGAGCAGAACGCGCGCCGCACGATGTTGCCCAGGTTGAGGTGGCCGACCAGCCGTTCCCGGCCGTTCTCCCGCAGGCAGACCGCGAACGGCATGCCCTCGCCCCGGCGGGCGGAGCGCCGCTGGTCGCGGTGCACGTAGCGGAACGCGGACGGGGAGTTCAGCTCGTCCCAGCGGCCGGGTGGGGAGGACTCCCAGGGTGCCAGCCAGCGCTGGTTGGCGCGGCGCACCTCGGACCAGGCGGCGGCGTCGGAGCGCCGGTACGGGCGGAGCACGACCGGGCCGTCCCGCAGCACCACGGGCCAGCCGGGCGCGGAGAGGTTCATCGGCGCCGGTCCAGCAGCAGCACGTCCACGGTGGAGCCGGCCGCCGCGGTGGTCACCCGCTCGCCGAGAACCAGCAGACCGTTCGCCTCGGCCAGCCCGGAGAGGGTGTACGGCCCACCGAGCAGCGGTTGCACGGTGTAGCCGCCGCCGCGCCGCTCGGCGACGTGGGCGGGGCGGAACTCGCGCAGCCCGGCCGGGGACGACAGCGTTTCCAGCAGGTGGGCGCGCACGCTCGGCCGGAACACCGGTTCGGCGCCGGCGAGCAGTTGGATGGCGGGCCGGGCCAGCACCTCGAAGCCGATCAGCGCGGCGCCCGGGTCGCCGGGCAGGCAGACCACCGGCACCTCCTCGGCGCCGACCGTGCCGAAGCCGAGGGCGGCGCCGGGGTAGAGCGCGACGTCGGTGAAGACGACCGGGCCGGGTCGCCCGCCGTCGCGGCGGGACATGATCCGCCGGACCATGTCGCCCGGCCCGGTGCCGGTGCCGCCGGTGGTGATGATCAGGTCGGCCCGCAGGGTCTGGTCCTCCAGCAGGCCGCGCAGCCCTTCGGGGTCGTCGTCGCAGATGCCGACCCGGTAGGCGACCGCGCCGACCTCGGCGGCGGCCGCGGTGAGGGCGTGCGAGTTGGCGTCGACGACCTGGCCGGGCTGGCTGCCCCGGCCGACGTCGACAAGTTCGTCACCGGTGGCCACGATCACCACCCGGGGGCTCGGCCGGACCACCACGTGGCCGATGCCGGTGGCGGCGAGGACGGCGACCAGGGCCGGCGAGATGTAGCTGCCGGACCGGGCCAGCAGGGTGCCGGCGGCGATCTCCTCGCCGGCCCGGCGCAGGCCGTACCCCCGCTTGGGGGTGCGGAAGATCTCCACCGCGGCCATGCCCTGGTCGGTCCATTCGACCGGGACGACGACGTCGGCGGCGAGCGGCAGCGGCGAGCCGGCGGCGACCGAGAAGCAGGATCCCGGCGTGAGGCGGACCGGCCGCCAGCTCGCCGCGCCGAGGTCGCCGACGACGTTGAGCCGGACCGGCCGGGGGTCGCCGAGCCGGGCCGGGCCGGGGCCGAGGCCACCCGCCGGCGGGAAGCCGCCGCCCCGGCCGGCTCCGGAGATGTCCTCCCAGCGGGCCGCGTACCCGTCGATGGCGGCCTGGTCGAACGCCGGGAAGGAGTGCGGCGCGGTGACGTTCTCGGCGAGCACGTTCCCGTACGCCTGGGTCAGGTCGAGGTCGAGCGGGGGCAGCGCGCGTAACCTGCGCAGTACGCTGCCCAGGTAGTCGGCGAGCGGCGTCAGCTCGTTGGCGGCCGCCTCGGCGTCGGCCGTGGCTGTCACACTGTCACCCCGGTCATGTGCTGCGCCCGGCGAACGTGCCGACGAACTCCCCGAGCCACTGCCGGAACTCGGCGCCGAGGTCGTCGTTCTGGCAGGCCAGCTGCACCACCGCCTGCAGGTAGCCCAGCGGCATGCCGGTGTCGTAGCGGGTGCCGCGGTAGACGATGGCGTGCACCGGTGTCCCCTCCTTGAGCAGGGTGGCCATCGCGTCGGTGAGCTGGATCTCGCCGCCGCTGCCGGGGCCGGTCCGCCGGATCGCGTCGAAGATGTGGCCGGGCAGGATGTAGCGGCCGAGTACGGCCAGGTTGCTCGGGGCGTCGGCGGGGTCCGGCTTCTCCACCAGGCCGGTCACCTTCACCACCTCGCCGAGGTCGGTCAGTTCGGATTCGGCCTCGGTGACCGACGCGATGCCGTACCGCTTGGTCTCCTCCCAGGGCACCTCGCCGAAGGCGAGGACGATGCCGCCGGTGCGGGACTGCAGCTCCAGCATGGGGGGGAGCAGCGGGTCGGCAGGGTCGCCGAACTCGTCGCCGAGCAGCACCGCGAACGGCTCGTCACCGACGTGCGACTCGGCGTACGAGACGGCGTGGCCGAGGCCGAGCGGCTCGCCCTGCCGGCAGGTGTAGATCTCGGCCAGCTCGGCGGGGCGGCGGACGGCGGCGAGCCGCGCGGCGTCGCCCTTCTCCTCCAGGCGCTGCTCCAGGTAGGGCTGGCGGTCGAAGTGGTCGACCATCGACGTCTTGCCCCGGCCGGTGATCAGCAGTACGTCGCCGATGCCGGCCGCGGCGGCCTCCTCCACGATGTACTGCAGGACGGGCCGGTCGACCACCGGCAGCAGCTCCTTCGGCACCGCCTTGGTGGCGGGCAGGAACCGGGTGGCCAGACCGGCGGCGGGGATGACCGCCTTCACCGCTCGTCGCCCGGTCGGCGCTGGGGTCGTGGGGGTCGAGGAGGAGTTCGTCGCTGAGGTCGCTGCATGCTCCGGCATGTCGCGAGACTATCGGCCACGGGTCTGTAGCGGCGGGTGTGCCCCGGAAGACGCGCCGCCGGGGCGACCCACCTCACCGTCCGTCGCGTCGGCCGGCCGGGGCGCCCGGCCGGCCCGGGGCAGGTCGTCGGCCGGCGGCACGGCGCCGCCGGCCACCGCCAGCTCCGCGACCGGCGGCCCGATCCTGGGTACGGCGATCCGGTAGGTGTCGCGGCCGGCGGACTTGGCGGCGTAGAGCGCCTGGTCGGCCGCTTCGAGCAGGTGCGGTCCGGTGAACGCGTGGTCCGGATAGACGGCGATGCCGATCGACACGGTCACCGAGATCCGCCGGCGTTCGCCGGCCGGGCCGACCTCGGCGTCGACGGTTATCGGGGTGTCCCGGATGGTGGCGCCGAGCCGCTCGGCGACGGTGGCCGCCCCCGGGGCGTCGGTCTCGGGCAGCAGCACCACGAACTCCTCCCCGCCGCGGCGGAAGGCGAGGTCCACCTCGCGTACCAGGTTGCGGATCCGGCGGGCGAACTCGGCCAGCACCGCGTCCCCGGCGGCGTGGCCGTAGGAGTCGTTCACCCCTTTGAACCGGTCGAGGTCCAGCGCGAGCACGCTGAGCATCCGGCCGAACCGGCTGGCCCGTTCGACCTCCCGGCGGACCGACTCGGTCAGGTACCGGTAGTTCCACAGCCCGGTGAGCGGGTCGGTGAGGGAGAGCCGCTGCGCCTCCTCGTGGATCCGGACGTTCTCCACCGCCACCGAGGCGTGCCGGGCGAAGGTGCGCAGGGTGGCCAGGTCGGCGTCGTCGAACTCGTCGCCGCCGTGCCGGTCGTAGAGGGCCAGCACCCCGATGGCGTCCGGCCGACCGGCAACCGTCGCCGGCAGCGGCAGGCCCGGCTGGTGGGGTTGCCCGGCGGCGGTGAACGGCACGGCGACGTAGGTGTGGCACCGGGGTTCGTGTTCGGCCAGCGCCGGCCCGTCCCGGTCCACCCGGCCGCGGCGCGGCTCGCCGGTGGCCGCCACCGCGCCGAGCAGCCCGGCGCCGAACCGGATCGGGCCGTCGTCGGCGCCGGCCGTCGGGCTGAGTCCTTCGGCGCAGCGGCAGACCAGGGTGCCGGTGGCCGGGTCGAAGAGCAGGACGAGGCCGGCGCGGGCGCCGGTGGCGGTGACGGCGGTCCGCAGGATCACCCGCAGGATCCGCGGCAGGTCGTGGGTGCTGGCCAGGGTGTCGCCGAGGATCGCCAGGTGGCCGCGGAGCTGGTCCCGGCTGACGGTGAGGGCCTGGGCGTAGGTCTGGGTCTCGCGGGTGATCCGGTTGAAGGTGCTGGCGAGCCGGCCGACCTCGTCGGGCGCCCGGACCGGGAGCCGGGCGGTCAGGTCGCCGCCGGCCATCCGGGCCGCCGCCCGGGCCAGCTCGACCAGCGGGCGGGTGGTCGAGCGGGCCAGCCGGCGGGCGGCCAGCAGCGCGAGGACGCCGGCCACTCCGACCGCCCCCGCCAGCAGGGCGTGCAGGGTCCGCGACGGTTCGCGGGCCACCGACAGGATCAGCGGTAGGGGCTGGCCCGGGGCGGGGCCGATCCGTTTGACGTACCGGCCGCCGCGGGTTTCGACGATTCCGTCGCCGGTGATCCGCTCGGCGGCGGCGAACACCGATTCCCGGGTGCCGCTGGGTTCGGTGCTCGGACCGCCGTCGGCGTCCGGGTCGACCGCCGGCGGGCCGCCGTCGATCGATTCCCTGGTGGCCGACCCCCCGGGCGCCGACCCCTCGGCCACCGATCCGTCGGCGGCCGATCCGTCGGTGGCCGGTCCCTCGGCGGCCGGTCCCTCGGCGGCCGATCCGTCGGTGACCGGTCCGGCAGTGGCCTCCGGCCCGCCGGTCGGACTGGCCGGACCCGCCGGGCCGGTGGCGGCCGGCTTGGCCGGCAGCAGGGTGACGGCGGTACCGGTGGCGGCGGCGAGCCGGGTGACGAAGGCGGTGTCCAGCACCTGGGCGGCGTGCACGCTGCCGCTCGGGGTTCCGGCGGTGTCCCGGAGCTCGACCCGGGCGGCGATCGCCCGCGGCGCCACCGCGGTCGACCGGTCGCCGCCGCAGTCGGCCCACGGTCCGGCCGGCGGGTCGGGCGTGATCAACACCGGCGTGCCGTTCGCAGCGGTCACCAGGACCGCGCTGGCCAGGCCCTGGGTGACGAACTCGGTGGCGAGCCCGGACCGGTCGGTGGCCACGGCGACCGCGGCGGCGGCGGAGTAGAGCTGTTGGCACAGCGCGGTGATCGTGTTGCGTACCGTGGTTGCGGCGAGGCTCAGCCGGTCCTCGGACCGCTGGTGACCGACGGTGGCCGCCGTGACGCCGACGAAGCCGGCGCCGAGTAGCACCGGGCCGAGCACCACGGCGAGAAAGGCGCTTGTCAACCTTCCGCGCAGCGTCACTCTTCCCTCCGGAAGCTCCGCACCCGATGCTGCGATGCTGCGAC from the Solwaraspora sp. WMMD1047 genome contains:
- a CDS encoding cytochrome c codes for the protein MGKAPRPGPRRAWKRPWLTGQARRRFNASVRLVVALLLAGGVYAFFAPASRAQEEPGLSAAAVAGEALFEVGCITCHGRSAGGVEGRGPSLINVGGASVEFQVGTGRMPLARQEAQAARKPPQYSDEEVRQLAAYIDSLGVGPVVPDDVDGLVEDADLARGGELFRINCSQCHAFGGGGGALSSGKYAPSLYPASDRIIYAAMLSGPQNMPVFGDNTLTPQEKADIIAYIQQVIQSDHDPGGFNLGRYGPSTEGLAVFLVGIVALVFASLWIAGKS
- a CDS encoding Rieske 2Fe-2S domain-containing protein, yielding MTRFDIVREGARRDDVEIVHYEPQVVPGSKAERRLTRTVAALFAVAGLSSLAFLAVFIWWPWRYRLVADVEEYYTPLLGVTLGIALLGVGFGILVWGKKLLPKEVSIQDRHEGAVSPEERRITGQTMLHMADELGIKRRPLLGVSLLAGLVPVGVVAATPLIGGLIRNPHTDRELYQTGFAPADDQGAITSIRLVREDGRAVRPADLLPGGQVTVFPGIPRGTSNEYADSVTLLIHLRPEDALKARENNEEAGKTDWMWGNYIAYSKICTHAGCPASLYEQQTNRLLCPCHQSQFLITENAKPVFGPASRPLPQLPIEVDDEGFFVASSDYKDPIGPDFWERP
- a CDS encoding GNAT family protein; this translates as MNLSAPGWPVVLRDGPVVLRPYRRSDAAAWSEVRRANQRWLAPWESSPPGRWDELNSPSAFRYVHRDQRRSARRGEGMPFAVCLRENGRERLVGHLNLGNIVRRAFCSAYAGYWVDARAAGRGVIPTAMALAVDHAFGPGGLHRIEVNIRPENAPSRRVVEKLGFREEAYHPRYMHIDGAWRDHIGYAMTSEEVAAEGGLLARWHRLRAAAS
- the glp gene encoding gephyrin-like molybdotransferase Glp; protein product: MTATADAEAAANELTPLADYLGSVLRRLRALPPLDLDLTQAYGNVLAENVTAPHSFPAFDQAAIDGYAARWEDISGAGRGGGFPPAGGLGPGPARLGDPRPVRLNVVGDLGAASWRPVRLTPGSCFSVAAGSPLPLAADVVVPVEWTDQGMAAVEIFRTPKRGYGLRRAGEEIAAGTLLARSGSYISPALVAVLAATGIGHVVVRPSPRVVIVATGDELVDVGRGSQPGQVVDANSHALTAAAAEVGAVAYRVGICDDDPEGLRGLLEDQTLRADLIITTGGTGTGPGDMVRRIMSRRDGGRPGPVVFTDVALYPGAALGFGTVGAEEVPVVCLPGDPGAALIGFEVLARPAIQLLAGAEPVFRPSVRAHLLETLSSPAGLREFRPAHVAERRGGGYTVQPLLGGPYTLSGLAEANGLLVLGERVTTAAAGSTVDVLLLDRRR
- a CDS encoding UTP--glucose-1-phosphate uridylyltransferase; translated protein: MPEHAATSATNSSSTPTTPAPTGRRAVKAVIPAAGLATRFLPATKAVPKELLPVVDRPVLQYIVEEAAAAGIGDVLLITGRGKTSMVDHFDRQPYLEQRLEEKGDAARLAAVRRPAELAEIYTCRQGEPLGLGHAVSYAESHVGDEPFAVLLGDEFGDPADPLLPPMLELQSRTGGIVLAFGEVPWEETKRYGIASVTEAESELTDLGEVVKVTGLVEKPDPADAPSNLAVLGRYILPGHIFDAIRRTGPGSGGEIQLTDAMATLLKEGTPVHAIVYRGTRYDTGMPLGYLQAVVQLACQNDDLGAEFRQWLGEFVGTFAGRST
- a CDS encoding diguanylate cyclase, which translates into the protein MTLRGRLTSAFLAVVLGPVLLGAGFVGVTAATVGHQRSEDRLSLAATTVRNTITALCQQLYSAAAAVAVATDRSGLATEFVTQGLASAVLVTAANGTPVLITPDPPAGPWADCGGDRSTAVAPRAIAARVELRDTAGTPSGSVHAAQVLDTAFVTRLAAATGTAVTLLPAKPAATGPAGPASPTGGPEATAGPVTDGSAAEGPAAEGPATDGSAADGSVAEGSAPGGSATRESIDGGPPAVDPDADGGPSTEPSGTRESVFAAAERITGDGIVETRGGRYVKRIGPAPGQPLPLILSVAREPSRTLHALLAGAVGVAGVLALLAARRLARSTTRPLVELARAAARMAGGDLTARLPVRAPDEVGRLASTFNRITRETQTYAQALTVSRDQLRGHLAILGDTLASTHDLPRILRVILRTAVTATGARAGLVLLFDPATGTLVCRCAEGLSPTAGADDGPIRFGAGLLGAVAATGEPRRGRVDRDGPALAEHEPRCHTYVAVPFTAAGQPHQPGLPLPATVAGRPDAIGVLALYDRHGGDEFDDADLATLRTFARHASVAVENVRIHEEAQRLSLTDPLTGLWNYRYLTESVRREVERASRFGRMLSVLALDLDRFKGVNDSYGHAAGDAVLAEFARRIRNLVREVDLAFRRGGEEFVVLLPETDAPGAATVAERLGATIRDTPITVDAEVGPAGERRRISVTVSIGIAVYPDHAFTGPHLLEAADQALYAAKSAGRDTYRIAVPRIGPPVAELAVAGGAVPPADDLPRAGRAPRPADATDGEVGRPGGASSGAHPPLQTRGR